The genomic interval TACGACCGACCTGCGCTATTTTTCCCGTATTCTGTCCAATATTCTTGTCAAAAAGGCAAGAAGCAAATAACTGCCTGTATTTTCCTAATTTTCAGGTTCAATGGCAAATGCTGACCTTCTCCCGGAAGACCATTTCCGCATTGAAGTTGGAAAGGTGGTCATGCACTGCGAGCGGTTAAAAATCGGTTCCACCGATACCTATCGGATCGTTTTTAGCAGTGCCCGGGATCCACTTGTCATAACCCGGGCTAAAGCCGAGGATGGTTCCTGGTTCTGGACCTCCATTCCCGAAGGCCGGCAAAAAGAAGCTACAGGAATGGGCAAGATACTGGAGGAACATTTTCTAAAAATGTAATTTTCATGTGCTACTACAACGGTCAAAAAGTAACCCACGCTGAGTACATACGTCTCAAACACCTGGAAAAGGCAGTGGCAAAATATGACTTCCTTATACGTGATCTCCAGGTAGGGTTTGATTATAATAAGAACGCAGTACTGAAACCCATCCCGGGCCAGGAGGATTTTGATATTGTGCAAATGGAATGGGGCTTTATATTCCCCAACCTCAGAACAAGGGACGATGTACATAAACTTCGATTAGGGTATAAAGATGCCAGAGGTTTTTTCAAACCTCCGATCATGACCCTCAATGCGGTTGCCGAGGAAATGCTTCTTCCGAATAAAGTGTACCGCGATGCCGCCCTTCACCGTCGTTGCCTCGTTCTCTCCAGCGGCTTTTATGAGTGGCGCCATATATACCGAACAAATAAAAGAACGGGCGAACCCCTGAAGACGCCCGATAAGTACCCTTATTTTATTAAGGTAAAAGACAAGGAGTATTTTTATATGGCAGGAATCTGGCAGCCCTGGACCGACAAAGCCACCGGCGAATATGTTGAGAGTTTTGCCATTGTTACAACGGCGGCAAACGCACTCATGGAGAAAATACATAACAGTAAAAAAAGAATGCCCGCCATTCTTTCTGAAGACCTTGCCTGGGAATGGTTATTCGGCAACCCGGATGAAAAAAGAATTACGGATATCGCCATGACACCATTTCCCGCAGAACAAATGGAAGCCTATACGATAGCTAAAGATTTCCGCGATTCTCTGGAGCCGACGAAGAGGGTGGAGTATGAGGAGCTTCGTGAGGCGTGAGGCGTGAGACGTGAGACGTGAGGCGTGAGTTTCGTGAGACGTGAGACGTGAGTTTCGTGAGACGTGAGACGTGAGTTTCGTGAGTTTCGTGAGACGTGAATAGTGAATGGTGAATAGTGAATAGTGAATAGTGAATAGTGAATAGTGAATAGTGAAACTTAAACTTAAACCCTATATCTTACATCCCAAAATATTTTCTCATTACTTATTACTTATTTCTCATTTCTCATTTCTCACCATTCACTATTCACTATTCACTATTCACGTCTCACGAAACTCACGTCTCACGTCTCACGCCTCACGTCTCACGCCTCACGTCTCACGAAACTCACGCCCCCGCCCCCCTTCCCACCTTCCCCTCCCCAAATTGCCGCTTGATTCTGTCGATCGCCTGGTAGAGGCGGATGGATTCCTGGGTGTCTTCGAAAAGATTGATTTGATAGGTGCCGGGAATAAGATGGGTAAAGCGTACCCCGATCAACCGCACCAACTGGCGGCGTGAGTAAAGTTGGGCAAATAGCGCGCATACTGTTTTAAGCAACACATGATCGGCATTGGTATATGGCACCGCGCGTTGAAGGGTATGTGTTTCAAAGTCGGCGTAGCGGATCTTGACGGTGATACAACCCGTGAGACGATCCTGGCTTCGGAGTTCAAACGCGATATGCTCGGTCATACGCACCAAATGGCTGTGGAGGAACTCGGTGTCGGTGGTGTCGGATGAAAAGGTGTTCTCGGTCGAAATGGATTTTTGTTCGCGGTAGGGGATAACAGGTGTTTCATCGATCCCATTCGCGCGTCGCCAGAGCTCGGTGCCATTTTTCCCTAACAGGTTTTGCAATAGTTCCACAGGTATATCACTCAGCAGTTTGACGGTCTCTACCCCCATTTTGATCAACTTATACCCGGTCTCTTTTCCAATACCCGGTATTTTCAATACACTCAGTGGCGCGAGAAAACTTTTTTCTTCGCCAAAAGGTATCTCGATCTGTCCGTTGGGTTTTACCTCATTGGTGGCCACTTTGCTGATGAGTTTGTTACTCGCAAGCCCGTAGGAGATTGGGAGACCTGTTTCCTTGTTCACTTTTTGTTTTAGCTCCCGGGTAAAAAGGCTGCAGCCAAAGAACCGGTCCATACCCGTGAGGTCCACATAGAACTCATCAATACTGGCT from Chitinophagales bacterium carries:
- a CDS encoding SOS response-associated peptidase, translated to MCYYNGQKVTHAEYIRLKHLEKAVAKYDFLIRDLQVGFDYNKNAVLKPIPGQEDFDIVQMEWGFIFPNLRTRDDVHKLRLGYKDARGFFKPPIMTLNAVAEEMLLPNKVYRDAALHRRCLVLSSGFYEWRHIYRTNKRTGEPLKTPDKYPYFIKVKDKEYFYMAGIWQPWTDKATGEYVESFAIVTTAANALMEKIHNSKKRMPAILSEDLAWEWLFGNPDEKRITDIAMTPFPAEQMEAYTIAKDFRDSLEPTKRVEYEELREA
- the dinB gene encoding DNA polymerase IV, giving the protein MFLDPKRHIAHLDLDAFFVSVEQQRNPKLRGKPLLIGGGSDRGVVAACSYEARRFGIHSAMPMRVALRLCKEAIVVRGDYEAYSKASSAVTEVIADTVPLFEKASIDEFYVDLTGMDRFFGCSLFTRELKQKVNKETGLPISYGLASNKLISKVATNEVKPNGQIEIPFGEEKSFLAPLSVLKIPGIGKETGYKLIKMGVETVKLLSDIPVELLQNLLGKNGTELWRRANGIDETPVIPYREQKSISTENTFSSDTTDTEFLHSHLVRMTEHIAFELRSQDRLTGCITVKIRYADFETHTLQRAVPYTNADHVLLKTVCALFAQLYSRRQLVRLIGVRFTHLIPGTYQINLFEDTQESIRLYQAIDRIKRQFGEGKVGRGAGA